A region of Lycium barbarum isolate Lr01 chromosome 3, ASM1917538v2, whole genome shotgun sequence DNA encodes the following proteins:
- the LOC132634036 gene encoding phosphoglycerate kinase, cytosolic-like — MKKSVESLKEEDLRGKRVLVRVDMNVPMDRNGNITDDSRIRAAIPTIKYLIEHRARIILIARLGLPVGDIKNYSLRSLVPRLSELLGFQVTMASDCIGEEVDNLVNALPEGGVLLLENLRLYKEEIFNDEDFANKLASPADLYVNEAFGTSHRSYASTEGVASLLKPAVAGLLMRKELDYFIGVLEDPPKPFLAIVGGAELSTKSLLIKSLMDKKVDTLLLGGGIIFTLLRAKGHCVGSSLVERHELNEAKSIMAYASAKNVHLLFPHDIMMADKHGADAMTKAVRVTTIPNDDWMGLDIGPEAIKAFSEALDAAKTIFWNGPMGVYEYDKFAAGTRAIAEKLAELTEKGVTTIIAGGDSVAAVKKFGLADKMSLISTGRGASLELLKGEELPGLDCLDDDDA, encoded by the exons ATGAAGAAGAGTGTAGAATCTCTTAAAGAAGAAGATCTCAGAGGGAAGAGGGTATTGGTTAGAGTTGATATGAATGTCCCCATGGATCGCAACGGCAATATCACAGATGACAGCAGAATCCGAGCTGCTATTCCTACCATTAAGTATTTGATTGAACACCGTGCTCGTATCATTCTCATTGCTCGTCTT GGTTTACCAGTTGGTGACATTAAAAATTACAGCTTGAGGTCACTTGTACCAAGGCTGTCAGAGCTATTGGGATTCCAG GTTACGATGGCAAGTGATTGCATTGGTGAAGAAGTTGACAATTTAGTTAATGCATTACCAGAGGGAGGAGTTCTGCTGCTGGAAAATTTGAGATTATATAAAGAAGAGATTTTCAATGATGAGGACTTTGCAAATAAGTTGGCGTCTCCTGCAGATTTGTATGTCAATGAGGCCTTTGGGACTTCGCACCGGTCATACGCCTCCACAGAAGGGGTTGCTAGTCTCTTGAAACCGGCTGTTGCTGGATTACTCATGCGAAAG GAACTTGACTATTTTATTGGAGTTCTAGAAGACCCCCCGAAGCCATTCCTTGCCATTGTTGGTGGTGCAGAGCTATCAACTAAGAGTCTTTTGATAAAGTCACTTATGGATAAAAAGGTCGACACTTTATTGCTTGGTGGAGGCATTATCTTTACTTTGTTACGCGCCAAAGGGCACTGTGTTGGGTCCTCACTTGTGGAAAGACATGAGCTCAACGAGGCGAAATCAATTATGGCCTACGCAAGTGCAAAAAATGTACATCTATTGTTTCCTCATGATATAATGATGGCAGATAAGCATGGTGCTGATGCCATGACCAAG GCTGTTCGAGTAACTACAATCCCCAATGATGACTGGATGGGTTTAGATATTGGACCTGAAGCTATCAAGGCCTTTAGCGAAGCTCTAGATGCCGCAAAAACTATCTTTTGGAATGGACCTATGGGAGTGTACGAGTATGACAAATTTGCTGCTGGAACTAGG GCTATTGCAGAAAAGCTGGCAGAACTTACTGAAAAGGGAGTAACAACAATCATAGCTGGTGGTGATTCTGTTGCGGCTGTCAAGAAGTTTGGCCTTGCGGACAAGATGAGCCTCATTTCGACAGGAAGGGGTGCCAGTTTAGAGCTTCTGAAGGGGGAAGAGCTTCCTGGGCTGGATTgccttgatgatgatgatgcttgA